In a single window of the Elaeis guineensis isolate ETL-2024a chromosome 4, EG11, whole genome shotgun sequence genome:
- the LOC105042624 gene encoding L-ascorbate oxidase homolog, producing MTLNTAAFALLCCLSLSILVGADNPYRFFTWNVSFGDIYPLGVRQQGILINGQFPGPDIYSVTNDNLIINVHNSLSEPFLISWNGVQQRRNSWEDGVSGTNCPIPPGKNFTYILQVKDQIGSFFYFPSLYFHKAAGGFGGFRILSRPLIPVPFSEPAGDYTVLIGDWYKANHTALRATLDGGKKLPFPDGILINGRGPNGAYFTVDQGKTYRLRISNVGLQNSLNIRIQNHTMKLVEVEGTHTLQSSYSSIDVHVGQSLSVLVTADQSPKDYYIAVSTRFTTIILTTTAVLHYSNSGQKVTGLIPGGPTTQIDWSLNQARSFRTNLTASGPRPNPQGSYHYGMINLTRTIRLASSAAQVNGKQRYAVNSVSYVEPDTPLKLADYYKIGGVFRLGSISDNPTGGKEYLDTSVMAADYRVFVEIVFQNNEDIVQSWHLDGYNFWVVGMDGGQWSSDSRKGYNLRDAVSRCTTQVYPKSWTAVYLMLDNVGMWNVRTEYWARQYLGQQFYLRVYSPLESIRDEYPIPKNALLCGRASGRQTRPL from the exons ATGACTCTAAACACTGCTGCCTTTGCTCTCTTGTGTTGTCTTTCACTCTCCATCCTTGTTGGTGCTGATAATCCATATAGGTTCTTCACTTGGAATGTGTCTTTTGGAGACATCTATCCTCTTGGTGTAAGGCAACAG GGGATACTGATCAATGGGCAATTCCCGGGGCCAGATATCTACTCTGTCACCAATGACAATCTCATTATAAATGTGCACAATAGCTTGAGCGAGCCCTTCCTCATCTCATG GAATGGAGTGCAGCAAAGGAGGAACTCATGGGAGGATGGGGTCTCGGGAACCAACTGCCCAATTCCGCCAGGTAAGAACTTCACCTACATTTTGCAGGTGAAGGACCAAATTGGCAGCTTCTTCTACTTCCCCTCACTCTACTTCCATAAGGCGGCCGGTGGCTTCGGTGGATTCCGAATCCTCAGCCGGCCCCTCATTCCAGTCCCATTCTCGGAGCCGGCCGGCGACTACACCGTCCTCATCGGTGATTGGTACAAGGCAAATCACACG GCTCTGAGAGCCACGCTAGACGGTGGCAAGAAGCTCCCTTTCCCGGATGGCATTCTCATCAACGGCCGTGGCCCCAACGGCGCTTATTTTACAGTGGATCAAG GCAAGACTTACCGGCTTCGGATCTCAAATGTGGGGCTCCAAAATTCGCTAAACATCCGCATCCAAAATCACACGATGAAGCTGGTGGAGGTGGAAGGCACGCACACACTCCAAAGTAGTTACTCATCCATCGACGTCCATGTCGGCCAGTCGTTATCGGTTCTTGTTACGGCCGACCAGTCACCGAAGGACTATTATATTGCCGTCTCTACCCGTTTCACCACCATCATCCTCACCACCACTGCTGTTCTCCACTACAGTAACTCCGGGCAAAAGGTTACTGGCCTAATTCCTGGTGGGCCAACCACCCAGATTGACTGGTCTCTTAATCAGGCCCGTTCATTTAG GACTAACCTCACTGCAAGCGGACCAAGGCCTAACCCCCAAGGTTCATACCACTACGGCATGATCAATCTCACTCGGACCATCCGGCTCGCCAGCTCGGCCGCCCAGGTGAATGGCAAGCAACGCTATGCAGTTAACAGCGTGTCCTACGTCGAGCCAGACACCCCCTTAAAACTCGCCGACTACTACAAGATTGGAGGAGTTTTCCGGCTTGGCAGCATCTCCGACAACCCCACAGGTGGAAAGGAGTACCTCGACACCTCAGTCATGGCTGCCGACTACCGAGTCTTTGTGGAGATTGTGTTCCAGAACAATGAGGACATTGTCCAGAGCTGGCATCTTGATGGCTATAACTTCTGGGTTGTGGG GATGGATGGAGGTCAGTGGAGCTCAGATAGCAGAAAAGGTTATAATCTTAGAGATGCAGTATCTCGCTGCACTACCCAA GTATATCCCAAGTCATGGACTGCAGTATATCTTATGCTTGACAATGTTGGGATGTGGAATGTAAGGACTGAGTATTGGGCGCGTCAGTATCTCGGGCAGCAATTTTATCTGCGTGTATACTCTCCACTTGAATCAATAAGGGATGAGTATCCCATCCCCAAGAATGCCCTGCTCTGTGGCAGAGCAAGCGGCCGTCAGACTCGCCCTCTCTGA